The following nucleotide sequence is from candidate division KSB1 bacterium.
AACGATGGCATACGTTCCAAGACTGCTTGAACGATACCGGACGGTCGTGGTACCCCACATGATGAAGAAGTTCAACTACAAGAACGTCATGCAGGTACCGCGACTGGAGAAGATCGTCATCAATATGGGTGTCGGGGAGGCCACGGAGAACCCCAAGTTCCTGGAGTCGGCGGTCGAAGACCTGCGGATGATCTCGGGTCAACAACCGCTGGTCACCAAGGCCAAGAAGGCGATCTCCAACTTCCGCCTCCGGGCAGGGACACCCATCGGCTGCAAGGTTACACTGCGGCGTTGGCGAATGTACGAATTCCTGGATCGGTTGATCACCATCGCCATCCCGCGTATTCGGGATTTCCGCGGCCTTTCGGACAAGTCCTTCGACGGGCGCGGCAACTACAGCCTCGGTATTCGCGAACAGATCATCTTCCCGGAGATCGACTACGATAAGGTGGACAAGATCCGTGGGATGGACATTACCATCGTGACCACCGCGAAGACCGACGAGGAAGCGTTCGAGCTTCTCGCCGCCTTCGGGATGCCCTTTCGGAAGACAGCATAGGCCAGTGGGATAGGAAAACGCGAGGTCGATCTTGGCAAGGAAGTGTCACATCGCCAAAACGAGGAAGGAGCCGAAGTTCAAGGTCCGAAGCAGGAACCGCTGCCGCAGGTGCGGTAGGCCGCGAGGCTACTACCGAAAGTTCGGACTGTGCCGGGTGTGTCTGCGGGAACTGGCGCTACAGGGACAGATCCCCGGCGTAGTGAAGGCCAGCTGGTGAGAGCAAGGCAAGGAGCTTCTCGATGTCTATGACGGATCCCATTGCGGATTTTCTGACACGCATTCGCAACGCCATCAAGGCGAAGCACCGGACGGTCGAGGTCCCCTCTTCCCGGCTGAAGCAGGAGATCGCCCGCGTGCTCCAAGAAGAAGGCTATATCCGCAAGTACACCGTGATCGAAGACGGCAAGCAGGGGATCCTGCGTCTGTACCTCAAGTACGATGAGCGTGAGGTGCCAGCCATCACCGGCCTGCGGAGGGTGAGCAAGCCGGGACGCAAGATCTACGTCGGCGTCGACAACATGCCGAGGGTGATGAACAACCTCGGGATTGCCATCCTCTCCACCTCCAAGGGGATCCTGACGCACAAGCAGGCCTTGCGCGATCACGTGGGTGGAGAGGTGATCTGTTA
It contains:
- the rplE gene encoding 50S ribosomal protein L5, whose amino-acid sequence is MAYVPRLLERYRTVVVPHMMKKFNYKNVMQVPRLEKIVINMGVGEATENPKFLESAVEDLRMISGQQPLVTKAKKAISNFRLRAGTPIGCKVTLRRWRMYEFLDRLITIAIPRIRDFRGLSDKSFDGRGNYSLGIREQIIFPEIDYDKVDKIRGMDITIVTTAKTDEEAFELLAAFGMPFRKTA
- the rpsH gene encoding 30S ribosomal protein S8, translated to MSMTDPIADFLTRIRNAIKAKHRTVEVPSSRLKQEIARVLQEEGYIRKYTVIEDGKQGILRLYLKYDEREVPAITGLRRVSKPGRKIYVGVDNMPRVMNNLGIAILSTSKGILTHKQALRDHVGGEVICYVW
- a CDS encoding type Z 30S ribosomal protein S14, which gives rise to MARKCHIAKTRKEPKFKVRSRNRCRRCGRPRGYYRKFGLCRVCLRELALQGQIPGVVKASW